In one window of Comamonas testosteroni DNA:
- the eda gene encoding bifunctional 4-hydroxy-2-oxoglutarate aldolase/2-dehydro-3-deoxy-phosphogluconate aldolase encodes MAAQMTALSIMQDAPVIPVIVLHSTEHAVPMAEALLAGGIRVLEVTLRTPQGLACIEAIAKQLPEAIVGAGTVRNAADAAAAARAGAKFAVSPGYTGKLGQACRDLDLPLLPGVATSSEIMMAQEDGFTELKFFPAVQSGGIQMLKAWQGPFGELRFCPTGGISPSNAAEFLALSNVVCVGGSWLVPANAVESGNWSLITELAQATQALRGSRTA; translated from the coding sequence ATGGCTGCTCAAATGACCGCATTGTCCATCATGCAGGATGCACCGGTGATTCCGGTCATCGTGCTGCACAGCACGGAACATGCAGTGCCCATGGCCGAAGCACTGCTGGCAGGCGGCATCAGGGTTCTGGAGGTCACGCTGCGCACGCCTCAGGGTCTGGCCTGCATAGAGGCCATCGCCAAACAACTGCCCGAAGCAATCGTTGGTGCGGGCACCGTGCGCAATGCGGCCGATGCCGCAGCGGCAGCTCGGGCCGGCGCAAAGTTTGCCGTCAGCCCTGGCTACACCGGCAAGCTGGGCCAGGCCTGCCGCGATCTGGACCTGCCGCTGCTGCCCGGTGTCGCAACCAGCAGCGAAATCATGATGGCTCAGGAAGACGGCTTTACCGAGCTCAAGTTCTTCCCCGCCGTGCAGTCCGGAGGCATCCAGATGCTGAAGGCCTGGCAAGGTCCGTTCGGTGAGCTGCGTTTCTGCCCCACGGGCGGCATTTCGCCCAGCAACGCGGCGGAGTTTCTGGCGCTGTCCAATGTGGTCTGCGTGGGCGGCTCCTGGCTGGTTCCCGCCAATGCCGTGGAGAGTGGCAACTGGTCGCTGATCACCGAGCTGGCTCAGGCTACGCAAGCGCTGAGAGGCTCCCGCACGGCCTGA
- a CDS encoding electron transfer flavoprotein subunit alpha/FixB family protein, with protein sequence MTSLVIAEHDNASIKTATLNTVTAAKACGGDVHVLVVGEGAAAAAAAAAQIAGVSKVIHADGASLKDGLAENVAAQVLSIAGNYSHILFPSTASGKNVAPRVAAKLDVAQISDITKVDSADTFERPIYAGNAIATVQSADAVKVITVRTTGFDAAAATGGSAAVETAAAVADNGKSAFVGREVTKSERPELTAAKIIVSGGRALGSAEKFQEVMSPLADKLGAAIGASRAAVDAGYAPNDLQVGQTGKIVAPQLYIACGISGAIQHLAGMKDSKVIVAINKDPEAPIFSVADYGLEADLFTAVPELVNAL encoded by the coding sequence ATGACCTCTCTCGTTATTGCAGAACACGACAACGCGTCGATCAAGACCGCGACCCTGAACACCGTGACGGCTGCCAAGGCCTGCGGCGGTGATGTGCATGTGCTGGTCGTTGGCGAAGGTGCAGCCGCTGCAGCAGCCGCTGCCGCCCAGATCGCCGGAGTCTCCAAGGTCATCCATGCCGACGGCGCCAGCCTCAAGGACGGCCTGGCCGAGAACGTCGCCGCCCAGGTGCTGAGCATTGCGGGCAACTACAGCCACATCCTGTTCCCCTCGACCGCCTCGGGCAAGAACGTGGCACCCCGCGTGGCCGCCAAGCTGGACGTGGCCCAGATCAGCGACATCACCAAGGTCGACTCGGCCGACACCTTCGAGCGTCCCATCTACGCGGGCAACGCCATTGCTACCGTGCAGTCCGCCGATGCCGTCAAGGTCATCACCGTGCGTACCACGGGCTTTGACGCAGCAGCTGCCACTGGCGGCTCGGCGGCGGTGGAAACGGCGGCAGCCGTGGCCGACAACGGCAAGAGCGCCTTTGTGGGCCGTGAAGTGACCAAGAGCGAGCGTCCCGAGCTGACGGCCGCCAAGATCATCGTTTCCGGCGGTCGCGCGCTGGGCTCGGCCGAGAAGTTCCAGGAAGTCATGTCGCCGCTGGCCGACAAGCTGGGAGCCGCCATCGGCGCGTCGCGCGCTGCGGTGGACGCGGGCTATGCGCCCAACGACCTGCAGGTGGGCCAGACGGGCAAGATCGTGGCGCCCCAGCTGTACATTGCCTGCGGCATCTCGGGTGCGATCCAGCATCTGGCGGGCATGAAGGACTCGAAGGTGATCGTGGCGATCAACAAGGACCCGGAGGCACCGATCTTCTCGGTGGCCGATTACGGTCTGGAAGCCGATCTGTTCACGGCCGTCCCCGAACTGGTCAACGCGCTGTAA
- the cydX gene encoding cytochrome bd-I oxidase subunit CydX gives MWYFAWLLGLPLAAAFAVLNAIWFELMDDEATRRKLLERTKSLPDA, from the coding sequence ATGTGGTATTTCGCCTGGTTGCTGGGTCTGCCGCTGGCAGCAGCCTTTGCTGTGCTCAATGCGATCTGGTTCGAGCTGATGGATGACGAGGCAACGCGTCGCAAGCTTCTGGAGCGAACCAAGTCGCTGCCGGACGCCTGA
- a CDS encoding amino acid ABC transporter ATP-binding/permease protein, with protein MKQQAISMREMLATLGQMAQRKLWLGGAALAALTVLMGMALLGLSGWFITATALAGLVPATALVFDVFMPSAGIRLLAVGRTGARYAERLVTHDATLAVLASLRQRLFLSWARPQGARLLLQRPARLLQRLTADVDALDNLYLRLLVPAVAALGAALLAALAYGFMRWWLGLLTLAWLLLTGWGIALWHGLRSRKAAVRRAMALEAMRAQTVDLVAGQTELLMAGQLPAQVQQVLHSDARCAQADERLYQSEAAAAQAYGAVSAITLSASVLLMAWLMEQGRINAPVAALGILLALSAMEPFAALRRGAEQAGRTWLALRRLAPPLAAKVEAAENPQQPMQKLAVSLQAVRLRQLGPIDLNVRQGERVALIGSSGAGKTSLLHLMAGELQPDEGVVQACSCSWMTQRTELFQDSLRNNLRLADADADDEQLWGVLQAAGLRSDVMALPQGLDTMLGEGGMGLSGGQSRRLALARLLLSPDRCWLLDEVTEGLDAVTAADVLKRLLQAAECGARTLIFATHWQREASLADRIVYLQAGRVRVQALRGTPEFEQLMARLRPDALGAVAPQYICYSD; from the coding sequence ATGAAGCAGCAAGCCATTTCAATGCGCGAGATGCTGGCCACGCTGGGCCAGATGGCGCAGCGCAAGCTCTGGCTGGGTGGAGCCGCCCTGGCAGCGCTCACTGTGCTGATGGGCATGGCTTTGCTAGGCTTGTCGGGCTGGTTCATCACGGCCACGGCCCTGGCCGGGCTGGTGCCAGCCACAGCCCTGGTGTTCGATGTGTTCATGCCGTCGGCCGGCATTCGCCTGCTCGCCGTGGGCCGCACCGGTGCCCGCTATGCCGAGCGCCTGGTAACCCACGATGCCACGCTGGCCGTGCTGGCCTCTTTGCGCCAGAGACTGTTTCTGAGCTGGGCTCGCCCGCAGGGCGCCCGCCTGCTGCTGCAGCGCCCGGCAAGGCTGTTGCAGCGTCTGACCGCCGATGTAGATGCCTTGGACAATCTTTATCTGCGCCTGCTGGTGCCTGCCGTAGCGGCGCTGGGCGCGGCCTTGCTGGCGGCTCTGGCCTACGGATTCATGCGCTGGTGGCTGGGTCTGTTGACCCTGGCGTGGCTGCTGCTGACTGGCTGGGGCATTGCCCTGTGGCATGGTTTGCGCAGCCGCAAAGCCGCCGTACGCCGTGCCATGGCGCTGGAAGCCATGCGCGCCCAGACCGTGGATCTGGTTGCCGGTCAGACCGAGCTGCTGATGGCAGGCCAGTTGCCTGCCCAGGTGCAGCAAGTGCTGCACAGCGATGCGCGCTGCGCCCAGGCCGATGAGCGGCTTTATCAATCCGAAGCTGCTGCCGCCCAGGCTTATGGTGCGGTGTCTGCGATTACCTTGAGCGCATCCGTGCTGCTGATGGCCTGGTTGATGGAGCAGGGGCGCATCAACGCGCCGGTTGCTGCGCTGGGTATTTTGCTGGCACTGTCGGCAATGGAGCCGTTTGCAGCTCTGCGCAGAGGGGCAGAGCAGGCCGGGCGTACCTGGCTGGCGCTGCGCAGGCTGGCTCCGCCGCTGGCGGCCAAGGTCGAAGCGGCAGAGAACCCGCAGCAGCCCATGCAGAAGCTGGCCGTCAGCCTGCAGGCTGTCCGGCTTCGTCAATTGGGGCCGATAGACCTGAATGTGCGCCAGGGCGAGCGCGTGGCGCTGATCGGCAGCAGCGGTGCAGGCAAGACCAGCTTGCTGCATTTGATGGCGGGTGAGCTGCAGCCGGACGAAGGCGTGGTTCAGGCCTGCAGCTGCAGCTGGATGACACAGCGAACCGAGCTTTTTCAGGACAGCCTGCGCAACAACCTGAGGCTTGCAGATGCCGATGCCGACGACGAGCAACTGTGGGGTGTCCTGCAGGCTGCTGGTCTTAGAAGCGACGTCATGGCCCTGCCACAGGGGCTGGACACCATGCTGGGTGAAGGTGGCATGGGTCTGTCCGGAGGCCAGTCGCGCCGGCTGGCACTGGCCAGACTGCTGCTGAGCCCAGACCGCTGTTGGCTGCTCGATGAGGTGACCGAAGGACTGGATGCCGTCACTGCTGCCGATGTGCTGAAGCGGTTGTTGCAGGCGGCTGAGTGTGGCGCGCGAACGCTTATTTTTGCCACGCATTGGCAGCGTGAGGCGAGCCTCGCCGACCGCATTGTGTATCTGCAGGCAGGACGGGTGAGGGTGCAAGCCCTGCGTGGCACCCCAGAGTTTGAGCAGCTGATGGCAAGGCTGCGACCCGATGCGCTGGGTGCTGTTGCACCGCAGTACATATGTTATTCCGATTGA
- a CDS encoding cytochrome ubiquinol oxidase subunit I, with the protein MDLDIVDLSRLQFAITALYHFLFVPLTLGLSILVAIMETVYVMTGRAIWRDMTKFWGVLFGINFAMGVATGVVMEFQFGMNWSYYSHYVGDIFGAPLAIEGLMAFFMEATFVGLFFFGWDRLSKVKHLIVTCLMAVGTNFSALWILVANGWMQNPVGATFNPQTMRMEVNDFFAVLTNPVAQAKFVHTVSAGYVMASLFVLGISAWYLLKGRHIHLAKRSMTVAASFGLAASLSVVVLGDESGYLSSEHQKMKLASIEAMWETEPAPASFTAFGFPDREARETHFAVHIPWVMGLIGTRSLDTQIPGINELVKSAEGNIRNGIDAYDALQTIRKARTDAEIPAEARLRFENNGANLGYALLLMRYVDDPRTATEAQIHQAAMDTVPPVGPLFWTFRIMVALGMFFIVLTGTFFWLAARHRLDAYPWLLKVAVFSIPLPWIAAECGWVVAELGRQPWIIEGVLPTAMAVSNLGAKTLLLTIAGFVLIYTVLLVIELKLMVKAIKKGPEHESEPHLSLYEPMIKKLARGQS; encoded by the coding sequence ATGGACCTCGATATCGTCGATTTATCGCGACTGCAGTTTGCGATAACGGCGCTCTACCACTTTCTGTTTGTGCCGCTGACACTGGGGCTGTCCATACTCGTCGCCATCATGGAGACGGTGTATGTGATGACCGGACGTGCCATCTGGCGCGACATGACCAAGTTCTGGGGCGTGCTGTTCGGCATCAACTTCGCCATGGGTGTGGCAACCGGCGTGGTGATGGAGTTCCAGTTCGGCATGAACTGGAGCTACTACAGCCACTATGTGGGCGACATCTTTGGTGCGCCGCTGGCGATCGAGGGTTTGATGGCCTTCTTCATGGAGGCGACCTTTGTCGGCCTGTTCTTCTTTGGCTGGGATCGCCTCTCCAAGGTCAAGCACCTGATCGTCACCTGCCTGATGGCCGTAGGCACCAACTTCTCGGCGCTGTGGATTCTGGTCGCCAACGGCTGGATGCAGAACCCTGTGGGGGCGACTTTCAACCCCCAGACCATGCGCATGGAAGTGAATGACTTCTTTGCCGTGCTCACCAATCCCGTGGCGCAGGCCAAGTTCGTGCACACGGTGTCGGCGGGCTACGTCATGGCCTCGCTGTTCGTGCTGGGCATTTCGGCCTGGTATCTGCTCAAGGGGCGTCACATCCATCTGGCCAAGCGCTCGATGACGGTGGCCGCATCCTTTGGTCTGGCTGCTTCGCTGTCGGTGGTGGTGCTGGGTGACGAATCCGGCTATCTGTCATCCGAACACCAGAAGATGAAGCTGGCGTCGATCGAAGCCATGTGGGAGACCGAGCCCGCACCTGCCTCTTTCACGGCCTTTGGCTTCCCCGACCGCGAGGCTCGCGAGACCCACTTTGCCGTCCACATCCCGTGGGTCATGGGCCTGATCGGTACGCGTTCGCTGGACACCCAAATTCCCGGCATCAACGAATTGGTCAAGAGCGCCGAAGGCAATATCCGCAACGGTATCGACGCCTACGACGCGTTGCAGACCATTCGCAAGGCCAGGACCGATGCCGAGATTCCCGCCGAGGCACGCCTGCGGTTTGAGAACAATGGTGCCAATCTGGGCTACGCCCTGCTGCTGATGCGCTATGTGGATGATCCCCGCACGGCGACCGAAGCGCAGATCCACCAGGCGGCAATGGATACCGTGCCACCGGTGGGGCCGCTGTTCTGGACATTCCGCATCATGGTGGCCCTGGGCATGTTCTTCATCGTGCTGACCGGCACCTTCTTCTGGCTGGCTGCCCGCCACAGGCTTGATGCCTACCCCTGGCTGCTCAAGGTTGCCGTGTTCTCGATTCCGCTGCCCTGGATTGCCGCCGAATGCGGCTGGGTGGTGGCCGAGCTGGGTCGCCAGCCCTGGATCATCGAAGGCGTGCTGCCCACGGCCATGGCGGTTTCCAATCTGGGTGCGAAGACGCTGTTGCTGACCATTGCCGGTTTCGTGCTGATCTACACCGTGCTGCTGGTTATCGAGCTCAAGCTGATGGTCAAGGCCATCAAGAAGGGCCCCGAGCATGAGAGCGAACCCCACCTCAGCCTCTACGAACCCATGATCAAGAAGCTGGCACGCGGCCAAAGCTGA
- a CDS encoding ABC transporter substrate-binding protein yields the protein MNRKHWVLARAGLVAMCAGAALVAQAWTVGQVAPMSGAEASQGRAYAQGMRLYFDQINKAGGVQGQPVELAVLDDVGHPEETVTKTRKLLSESKPVVLAGYFGNRNLSALLQSKALDGSQIPLVGYQSTDTRVLASPQMFSTRAGLAEQVAKISTHLATVGITRLALVFEERPDAQELTALVTKAVNPSGAKLVTSAMLKSRGGTDKAVQELQAAKTSPQAILLVASSPATAAFVEAYRMEGGTAQVYATAEADIEQLAKRLPVEYMSGLSIAQVVPSPYKVSGKLNKEFRDATIAAGKSLDVPVSFAMMEGYVNAKVIVEAMRRSQPVTPEKMSAALRGLESYDLGGYWVNFKPGQVGSKYVDLSIVNAAGRVTQ from the coding sequence ATGAATCGCAAGCATTGGGTGTTGGCGCGAGCCGGTTTGGTCGCCATGTGTGCAGGTGCTGCTTTGGTGGCGCAGGCCTGGACGGTAGGGCAGGTAGCTCCGATGTCCGGGGCCGAAGCCAGTCAGGGGCGGGCCTATGCGCAGGGCATGCGTCTGTACTTTGACCAGATCAACAAGGCAGGTGGTGTGCAGGGCCAGCCTGTGGAGCTGGCCGTGCTCGATGATGTGGGCCATCCCGAGGAGACCGTGACCAAGACGCGCAAGCTGCTGAGCGAATCCAAGCCCGTGGTACTGGCAGGCTATTTCGGCAATCGCAATCTCTCGGCCTTGCTGCAGAGCAAGGCTCTGGATGGCTCGCAGATTCCGCTGGTGGGCTATCAGAGCACGGACACCCGTGTGCTGGCATCACCCCAGATGTTCTCCACGCGTGCAGGGCTTGCCGAGCAGGTCGCAAAGATTTCCACCCACCTGGCCACCGTAGGCATCACGCGGCTGGCGTTGGTGTTCGAGGAGCGTCCCGATGCGCAGGAGCTGACAGCTTTGGTGACCAAGGCCGTGAACCCCAGCGGGGCCAAGCTGGTGACATCGGCCATGCTCAAGAGCCGAGGCGGAACGGACAAGGCTGTGCAGGAGCTGCAGGCCGCGAAGACTTCGCCTCAGGCCATTCTGTTGGTGGCTTCCAGTCCTGCCACGGCGGCATTTGTCGAGGCATATCGCATGGAGGGCGGTACCGCTCAGGTCTATGCCACGGCCGAGGCCGATATCGAGCAGTTGGCTAAGCGTCTTCCTGTGGAGTACATGAGCGGTCTGTCGATTGCCCAGGTGGTGCCCAGTCCCTACAAGGTATCGGGCAAGCTCAACAAGGAGTTTCGCGACGCGACGATTGCTGCAGGCAAGTCCCTGGACGTTCCGGTGAGTTTCGCCATGATGGAAGGCTATGTGAATGCCAAGGTCATCGTGGAGGCCATGCGTCGCAGCCAGCCGGTGACGCCGGAAAAAATGAGTGCTGCCTTGCGCGGACTGGAGTCTTATGACCTGGGCGGCTACTGGGTGAACTTCAAGCCCGGGCAAGTGGGCTCCAAATATGTGGACCTGTCCATCGTCAATGCCGCCGGGCGTGTGACGCAGTAA
- the cydB gene encoding cytochrome d ubiquinol oxidase subunit II: MILHELISYDVLRLIWWLLLGVLLVGFAVTDGFDLGAMGLLRATAKTDVERRTAINSVGPVWEGNQVWLILGGGAIFAAWPQLYAVSFSGFYLAMFAVLVPLILRPVAFKFRSKHEDAAWRNRWDWVLCITGLVPALLFGVAVGNVILGVPFRLGDDMRIYYDGSFFGLLTPFALLCGLVSLSMLLMHGAAWLMFKTEGEVASRAARYGTWFAVLTTVLFAAAGLWLATGINGYVITSEINPVGPSNPLNKTAAVAAGAWMANFKSYPLLWLVPGIGLLMPLIVAIGLRSRREWLALMASGLAIAAIILTVGAAMFPMILPSSIDPRFSLTVWDSSSSHVVLFIMLVCVLIFLPLILAYTSWVYSVLRGKVDVKAIVTGQGHSY, encoded by the coding sequence ATGATCTTGCATGAACTGATTTCATATGACGTGCTGCGCCTCATCTGGTGGCTGCTGCTCGGCGTGCTGCTGGTGGGCTTTGCCGTCACCGACGGCTTCGATCTTGGCGCCATGGGCCTGCTGCGGGCCACGGCCAAGACCGATGTCGAGCGCCGCACGGCCATCAACTCCGTCGGCCCCGTGTGGGAAGGCAATCAGGTGTGGCTGATTCTGGGTGGCGGTGCCATCTTTGCAGCCTGGCCTCAGCTTTACGCCGTGTCCTTTTCGGGCTTTTACCTGGCCATGTTTGCTGTGCTGGTGCCGCTGATCCTGCGTCCCGTGGCGTTCAAGTTCCGCAGCAAACATGAAGATGCGGCCTGGCGCAACCGCTGGGACTGGGTGCTGTGCATCACGGGCCTGGTGCCTGCACTGCTGTTCGGCGTGGCCGTGGGCAACGTGATTCTCGGCGTGCCATTTCGTCTGGGTGACGATATGCGCATTTACTACGATGGCAGCTTCTTTGGTCTGCTCACGCCTTTCGCACTGCTGTGCGGTCTGGTCTCGCTGTCCATGCTGCTCATGCATGGTGCGGCCTGGCTGATGTTCAAGACCGAAGGTGAAGTCGCCAGCCGCGCTGCCAGGTACGGCACATGGTTTGCCGTGTTGACCACCGTGTTGTTTGCGGCTGCCGGCCTGTGGCTGGCTACGGGCATCAACGGCTATGTGATTACCAGCGAGATCAACCCCGTCGGTCCCTCCAACCCCTTGAACAAGACCGCAGCCGTGGCGGCCGGTGCATGGATGGCCAACTTCAAGTCCTATCCCTTGCTCTGGCTGGTGCCCGGTATCGGTCTGCTCATGCCGCTGATCGTGGCCATCGGCTTGCGCAGCCGTCGCGAGTGGCTGGCGCTGATGGCAAGCGGCCTGGCGATTGCCGCAATCATCCTGACTGTGGGCGCAGCCATGTTCCCCATGATCCTGCCCTCCAGCATTGATCCGCGCTTCAGTCTGACGGTCTGGGACTCGTCCTCCAGCCATGTCGTGCTGTTCATCATGCTGGTTTGCGTGCTGATCTTCCTGCCGTTGATCCTGGCCTATACCAGCTGGGTGTACTCGGTGCTGCGAGGCAAGGTGGACGTGAAAGCCATCGTGACCGGCCAGGGTCACTCGTATTGA
- the cydD gene encoding thiol reductant ABC exporter subunit CydD: MQHTPSSSSDNRTDTAHAQLASVIRRPSAGAVWQVFAGLIWLPQAALLAWAVQLMANGQGMAAVWPMAAGVLLLGLLRAWAEGHGGMLANRAARAQLSSLRARVAQSLAQTSPLDKSRPASGQAASAMAEQAEAIVPWLARYQSAMWRVRLLPLVILAAVALQSWVAALILMVAAPLIPLFMAIVGWRAKAASEEQMLQLGHMNAFLLDRLRGLSTLRALHAVELTGQRLRDHAEDLRTRTMRVLRIAFLSSAVLELFSALGVAMVAVYIGFHLLGTLNFGAWGGKLGLGQAMFVLLLAPAFFEPLRDLSAVWHDRAAGEAALQTLQSMQTQSVQIVGAQHLVDPVLPVKAALSPVRPVSVCITDLEVQAPGSDSRLAPLSLQIEAGEHVALWSPSGSGKSVLLAQIAGLLPVQQGRIEVDRRVLDAHSATQLRQRMAWLGQLPHVFAGSAARNIALGRSSVGPEQVAQATQQAALDETLAHRPGASLGEGGAGLSGGEVVRLALARMAAQTQAGLLLVDEPTAHLDPETAAQITQSLRHLARGRTMLVATHDAQLAAAMDRVIELPLLRRVQEQSA; the protein is encoded by the coding sequence ATGCAGCACACCCCTTCTTCCTCCTCCGACAATCGGACCGATACAGCACATGCCCAGTTGGCGAGCGTCATCCGTCGCCCCAGCGCGGGTGCTGTGTGGCAGGTGTTCGCCGGGCTGATATGGCTGCCGCAGGCAGCCTTGCTGGCCTGGGCTGTGCAACTCATGGCCAATGGTCAGGGCATGGCGGCCGTCTGGCCCATGGCGGCGGGCGTGTTGTTGCTGGGCTTGCTGCGAGCTTGGGCAGAAGGTCATGGCGGCATGCTGGCCAACCGTGCAGCGCGCGCTCAGCTCAGCAGCTTGCGCGCTCGGGTGGCGCAGTCGCTGGCTCAGACATCGCCGCTGGACAAAAGCCGACCCGCCTCGGGCCAGGCCGCCAGCGCCATGGCAGAGCAGGCCGAGGCCATTGTTCCGTGGCTGGCGCGTTACCAGAGCGCGATGTGGCGTGTGCGTCTGCTGCCATTGGTGATTCTGGCTGCCGTGGCCTTGCAGTCATGGGTAGCGGCTCTGATTCTGATGGTGGCCGCGCCGCTGATTCCGCTCTTCATGGCGATCGTGGGCTGGCGTGCCAAGGCGGCCAGCGAAGAGCAGATGCTGCAACTGGGCCATATGAATGCTTTCTTGCTGGATCGCCTGCGCGGCCTGAGCACGCTGCGTGCTCTGCATGCCGTGGAGCTGACGGGCCAGCGGCTGCGTGACCATGCCGAAGACCTGCGCACCCGCACCATGCGCGTGCTGCGCATTGCCTTTCTGTCTTCTGCGGTGCTGGAGCTTTTCTCGGCGCTGGGCGTGGCCATGGTGGCCGTCTACATAGGCTTTCACCTGCTGGGCACGCTGAATTTCGGCGCCTGGGGCGGCAAGCTCGGTCTGGGTCAGGCCATGTTCGTGTTGCTGCTGGCACCGGCATTCTTCGAGCCGCTGCGCGATCTCTCGGCCGTCTGGCATGACAGGGCCGCCGGCGAGGCAGCACTGCAGACCTTGCAGAGCATGCAGACTCAGTCCGTGCAGATTGTCGGTGCACAGCATCTCGTCGATCCGGTGCTTCCGGTAAAGGCAGCCTTATCGCCCGTCCGGCCGGTGTCCGTCTGCATTACCGATCTTGAGGTTCAGGCGCCGGGCAGCGACTCCCGGCTCGCCCCCCTGTCTTTGCAGATAGAGGCTGGAGAGCATGTGGCGCTGTGGAGTCCCAGCGGCAGCGGCAAGTCCGTGTTGCTGGCGCAGATTGCCGGCCTTTTGCCGGTGCAGCAAGGCCGTATCGAGGTCGATCGGCGAGTGCTCGATGCCCACAGTGCAACGCAGCTGCGCCAGCGCATGGCCTGGCTGGGTCAGCTGCCCCATGTCTTTGCTGGCTCGGCCGCGCGCAATATCGCGCTGGGGCGCAGCTCTGTAGGACCCGAGCAGGTTGCCCAAGCCACGCAGCAGGCGGCACTCGATGAGACCCTGGCGCATCGCCCAGGCGCAAGCCTGGGTGAGGGCGGTGCAGGTCTTTCCGGTGGCGAGGTGGTGAGGCTGGCTCTGGCGCGCATGGCCGCGCAGACGCAGGCCGGACTGCTGCTGGTCGATGAACCTACTGCTCATCTCGATCCCGAGACAGCCGCCCAGATCACGCAGTCTCTGCGCCATCTGGCCAGGGGGCGCACCATGTTGGTCGCCACCCACGATGCGCAGCTAGCCGCGGCCATGGATCGCGTGATCGAGCTGCCGCTGCTGCGACGAGTGCAGGAGCAGAGCGCATGA
- a CDS encoding NAD(P)H-dependent flavin oxidoreductase, with amino-acid sequence MSKLPPALKKLALPVIGSPLFIISNPKLVIEQCKAGIVGSMPSLNARPAEQLEDWLAEITETLAAWDKAHPDRPSAPFAINQIVHKSNDRLEHDMQVCAKYKVPIIITSLGAREDVNQAVHSWGGVVLHDIINNKFARKAIEKGADGLIAVAAGAGGHAGVKSPFALVQEIRQWFDGPLALSGSIATGGSILAAQAMGADFAYIGSAFIATDEARAVEAYKQAIVEGNSDDVVYSNLFTGVHGNYLAPSIRAAGLDPENLPESDPSKMNFGGGAQKAWKDIWGCGQGIGVIDKVQSTAELVARLKREYADAKASLLVA; translated from the coding sequence ATGTCCAAGCTGCCACCCGCCCTCAAAAAGCTGGCTTTGCCTGTCATCGGCTCGCCGCTTTTCATCATCAGCAATCCCAAGCTTGTCATCGAGCAGTGCAAGGCCGGTATCGTCGGCTCCATGCCTTCTCTCAATGCCCGTCCGGCCGAGCAGCTGGAGGACTGGCTGGCAGAGATCACCGAGACTCTGGCGGCCTGGGACAAAGCCCATCCCGATCGTCCTTCGGCACCATTCGCCATCAATCAGATCGTGCACAAGAGCAATGACCGTCTTGAGCACGACATGCAGGTCTGCGCCAAGTACAAGGTGCCCATCATCATCACCAGCCTGGGCGCGCGTGAAGATGTGAATCAGGCCGTGCATAGCTGGGGCGGTGTGGTGCTGCACGACATCATCAACAACAAGTTTGCGCGCAAGGCCATTGAGAAAGGTGCCGATGGCCTGATCGCCGTGGCAGCCGGTGCTGGCGGCCATGCGGGTGTGAAGAGTCCATTTGCCCTGGTGCAGGAAATTCGCCAATGGTTTGACGGCCCTCTGGCGCTGTCCGGCTCGATTGCCACGGGTGGCTCGATTCTGGCGGCCCAGGCTATGGGTGCGGACTTTGCCTATATCGGATCGGCCTTCATTGCCACGGACGAGGCGCGCGCCGTCGAAGCCTACAAGCAGGCGATCGTCGAGGGCAACTCCGACGACGTGGTCTACAGCAATCTGTTCACAGGCGTGCATGGCAACTATCTGGCGCCTTCGATTCGTGCGGCCGGTCTGGATCCGGAAAACCTGCCTGAATCCGACCCCAGCAAGATGAACTTTGGCGGCGGTGCGCAAAAGGCCTGGAAGGATATCTGGGGCTGCGGCCAGGGTATCGGTGTCATTGACAAGGTGCAGTCCACGGCGGAGCTGGTGGCTCGCCTCAAGCGTGAGTACGCCGACGCCAAGGCAAGCCTGCTGGTTGCCTGA